The segment tttgtgtgtgagagaaagagaaatatatataaaccatctttttctctcacacacaaactcaaaagtttctcaacaaatgtttcctagtgtgaaccaggtctaacaacGAGTTGCCAATTAAAACACATATACAGAAGaggaaaatatatgtaaaatgtaACGTGTCCACTAGAGCCAGAGCTGCcaaatcttatttaaaaatcaaaaaattaatcatCTTAAATCATAAAAgcggaatataaaaaaataatttactaatGTTTACTgtgaaataaaatgtaaaaagaaaaatacaaaaaataaatattcaatattacatatacatataaaatattagaataaaaaaaatatcggtAAAAATCAAATTGCCATTTTGGtatttttcaaacaacaaaatCGCCAAGTCTGGCAGCTATGACAACAGCTGTTaataaaactttacttttttttagagatttttgcaaaatctatttttattagagaaaattaaattatttttaaagtaataaagcACAAATAATCATGACAGAAGTAGAAGTAAATCCTGTAGCTGAACGTCTTAAGTTAGGACCTCGTGAGGGTGTTACCTATCCTCTAGTAGTAAACTATTGTGGTAATTGTTCTATGCCCATAGAGGTAAGTGCATATAAAATGCAACTGCAATAAGaatgaaaaaatcaattttctttttccaaAGTATTGTGAATATTATCCCGAGTATGAGAAATGTAAGACAtggttggaaaaaaatttacctACAGAATTTGAGCGAGTTAAATTGGAGGAAGAAGCCGGCGATGGTGATGATGACAAGAAAAGACAAAAACGTGGCGGTAAaggtttgttaaaaattaaaaagaaagagGAGGTCACCAAAAGAATTACAGTGTCTAGAGCTCCTAGAGGTAAAAAGAAGTCTGTGACAGTGGTCACCGGTTTAAGCACTTTTGGTAAGTCTGGGTGTGttctaagaaaatataatattatataggtatattatattttttgaacagAAATCGATTTGAAGGTGGCAGCCAAATTCTTTGGTTCGAAATTTGCTTGCGGCTCTTCGGTAACCGGTGAAGATGAAATTGTTATTCAAGGTGATGTCAAAGATGATCTATTTGATGTTATACCCGACAAATGGCCAACAATTGATGCAGATTATATTGAGGATTTGGGCGATCAAAAGCGTTAAATTTCttggttttaataaaactaacgagaaaataataaactaaaagcattttaaatcaacagttttttttatttttaaattaattagtttCTTGTGGAGGTCCGGGAAAATGGGTTTTGGCTATTTCAATAATTTGAGAAACTTGTTCCTCTGTCAAACGTTCCTCACTGTCTTCAATTAGctgaaatttaaagaaagatttactttaaaacatacaaagtaaAGGAAACTACTACGTACCAGTTGTATATGTAAAGCACTGGAAGGTGGGTCATTGACCATCATTAGACACTCATTTGTTGTCAATTTGTAAGGCTGCATGTCATTAATAAAGGACACAATGGCTTCACGACTTTGATGTTTACTGGGAGAATCTTCCAAAAATTGCAAGGTTTCATAGGCAATTGTGGCCAAATTTCTTAAACCATATTTCTTTTTagtatcttttatattttttagggaCTCCATTACCTCGTAATTGGATAACACCGAGAAGCAGGGATTAacactaaaattatattatggaaaacaaattaaaagtctAGTAGTTACTAAACaggaataaaattttacatttccattttaattgataaatttttattttattaacaattgtttacaaattgtcataaaaaaaactcgtgtaaacaaatgatttttatatggCAACATTTCTAGAGATGCCGTTCCTTCGATATTTCAGTTAGAATTGTGGCAGCTTTTTTATTTAGTCGCTTAATGCAGTATGGCAAGCAGAGACCCGCGCTGACCAAAACGTCAAAGGCGCCGCCGCTTTAACTTCaatccaagatatattaataataatatacctTGCTCCAAACCAGCTTTGTTGACGTCAACCAAGATACTACTTTTTAccctataaaattaatatacactGCCGAattgccaccaccttatctaaATTCGCCTTGATTTTGACAGTATGCCTACAATTCAAACGCTATCATACTCCATTATTACatccgtttttatttaaaatcattgaaattttaaacgtATTTGATAACTTAGCTTACAGTTGATTTCAAGACGCCGCTGATATTTTTAGTGTCACCTGCAGTCGCCGTCGTTAATATATGTCGGCGCAGTGCTCTGTAGCATATACGCGCCAATTCTTATTAgcattttttttagttgtgtCTGCTGgaaattgtttagttttgtaaaaaattgtgataattaaaataaattaataaaaagtgtaatataaattttagaaacaaTGAATATAGACAACACATTAAGTGAAGAAACATTAATGGATTGTGATATAGACGATGAAACATTACAGTTTATTGGCCCCAGCAAAAGTATAGAGGTtggtacaaaaatttttttatattaaaaaaaggattctTTTGTTTAGGTTATGTTGAGCCAAATATTTGCAGATTTATTAAATGGGTTAAGAATTACAAATGTATTACAATTAGTTGAGCTATCATAAGTAATTTGTATTAAACATTCAGTCCTTGTAAAATCAAAACCATTTGTTAAAGCTCTGCATAGTAAAAATCTCATGGAATTACATTTcttggtattaaaaattaaattaaaaacaaaatgtctaCAGCCTGTAAAGAAGCAAATATGCAATAGGACGAAAACAAATTGAGCCAGTGAAACGTATTCagtaaaattgtagtattttagGTTGTTAGACATCGGTAGATAGGCCACTGATTTTGATGGCCCAAAATCAAGACTAAAACAAGAATGTCTATGGCACCTTTTACCCCGTGATGTAGTCTGTCAATATATGACCGCCTACACAATTCATGTCCTTTATACCTTAGTTCCGAAATACTTTACaattttgaatttctaaaaAGAGGTTAGTTATATATAATTATGAGTAATTATGagattatccttataaaatttgcagttaaaattatttttgaaaaattttaaagtgatactattgtttgtaagtgaattatTAACCTTCAAACCGTTTTCTAAACAGGACATTGTAAGATTACACGTCGTGATAcgatatttctacaaaaatcaATGAAAGTGATTAGAtacgtattttatttaaagaaaaggttttcctttaaaaaagtataaagtttTGGAAAGTGAAAGCGAAAAGGtgatttatttttgcaattaaatgttaaaaaggaAAACAGCAGGTTTATGTAGACAaaaaaagatacaaattaggaaaacTTTTAGAAACCCGAAGAAGatataaaaacaattcaacAGTGGCTCAAGGCAACAGAAGCATAACACTAGccaagtagaaaaaaaaattaaaacaaaccatttttttcctctccaacaacaaatattatttcagAAGCCCAAAGCGCACAAACGTAAAAAACTACGACGATTAGTAGATAACGGAAATATGGATAAAAATAAACGATCATCCCACAAATGTAAAcgtattttaataattacagCCTTAATAACATTTACAATTGCCCTACTTATGGGtcattattttacacaaaataactccaatacaaaacaaatactcAAAGAGTTTCTGAAAAACTATCGTAACCAATACACCGAAATAGTACATGGTAAAAACAATTATTGTGATCAAAAACAACCACTTGACACTGCAACATTATTTGCAcgtataaaacaaaatcatatatTGCATCAAGAACAGGCAATGCAACACATTGAAGTGGCACTAAGAAATGAAAGTGATTTAAATGCCATTGCTTTGGTGGGACCAACAGGTGTGGGAAAAACTCTATTTATGGGAGCATTACAGGAAAATTTCCCTTGGCAAGAAAACGTACACACTTACGCTTGGAATACATATGTTAAAGATGAAGCtgaaaaattccatttaataaGAATACTCATAGAGAATCTCTCAGAATGTGGACAAAATTTGTTGGTCATTGAAAATTTACAAGCCTGTGATCATGGTGTAATACCCATAATCAATCAGTTATTGATTGAAgccaataaaaaacaacataaacgtgttgtaatattttatgtatttaatttaaatacaatgttGACTGCAGAAGCATATGCTACACAAAAGAATTTATTGCAATCTTTGCCCGATTGtcaagtaataaattttaaatcctttaaaCAGGCTGAATTAAGAGATTGTATAAAACGTGAGTCAGAAATAGAGCATGTGACATTAGGCAAACAAGATTATGACGAAATTGTGGAAACAATTGACCCCCTTAAATCTGGCTGTAAAAATGTCAATGCCAAAGTATTAATGTATCACACAATAAAGAACAAGAAGGATAATAATTAATAACTCTAAatatctaattaaaatttataccaAAATTTAAAGGACGACTGACATTATAGTTGTTAAGTAtgtttagttaatttttatgttatatacatttatttatttgttaattaccaatttgtaaaatatattttatttaaaatgatattaaaataaaaaaagcccAAAAAGAACTTTATATAATACTGTATGCATGTATACATCAAAAGAAAAGACAAAACACCAAATAAAGAAAACggagtaaaataatatttgcaatttaaaacCTTTCGTTTTGTTTTCAAACAAGTTAACAATGTTTCATAGATGACAAGCATTCATTCTGCCACACATTTTTCTATGCACAAATAACGAATGCGAAATATTCCTCTGATGTTTTTaggtttgtttgttagttggtTGGTAACAGCATGTTTTCAAATGTCATGATATCAAATTATTAGATTTCACTCAGTTTTAGCATTTTTGTTCGTTCTACTTTTTCGAgatgttaaaacataaaatacccTTTAAGCGTTTATGTTTACTGTTTGCTATTGCGGTTGCCACTGGTTGCGTATGAATACAAACTGTGTATAGGAAATACACCGGTTTATTaaataacttattaaaaattcacacacttattgaaatatgtataaaatgtacatttattatttgattGAAATCTGCAAGTATAATAAAGTACACATATACTTTCCAGACAATTTAAATATCATTAgaataaataattcataaacATTTGAACTTACAGAATTCACTGTTTACCAACATCACAAAATACCTTTGCATACTTTAAGGCTAGAAATAAAATTggcaatatttaattatatttatgccgcttattcctttttaaaaactcaattttttttattagaaatataattaattgatcgcacattttcaatatttttgtcaaTCACTGGCTAATTTTATAATCGATTTTCAATATTGTgttgtttagtttttcatttaaaattagagGTCATCACGATTGAAGGCTAATTAAAGGAGTAAGAGccgattttttcatataaatacatCGATTTTTGTAGGATTtaggagtgatcacagatcacaatattttgtcgattggagaCTTATTTAAGGAGAtagagccgattttagtttttcatataaaaataccgATTTTGATAGGATTTAGGAGTGATAACAGATTATTAATGttttgtcgattggaggctTATTTAAGGAGATAGagcttattttagtttttcatataaaaatatcgatttttataggatttagtaattttagtttttcatataaaaatatcgatttttataggatttagtagtgatcacagattttcaacattttgtcgattggagcctTATTTAAGAAGatatagccgattttagtttttcatataaaaatatctatttttatagGATTtaggagtgatcacagattttcaatgtTTTGTCGATTAGAggcttatttaaggagttagagccgattttagtttttcatataaaagtatCGATTTTTATAGGATTTAGTGGTGATaacagattttcaatattttgtcgattagaggcttatttaaggagttagagccgaatttag is part of the Lucilia cuprina isolate Lc7/37 chromosome 3, ASM2204524v1, whole genome shotgun sequence genome and harbors:
- the LOC111685259 gene encoding uncharacterized protein LOC111685259; its protein translation is MNIDNTLSEETLMDCDIDDETLQFIGPSKSIEKPKAHKRKKLRRLVDNGNMDKNKRSSHKCKRILIITALITFTIALLMGHYFTQNNSNTKQILKEFLKNYRNQYTEIVHGKNNYCDQKQPLDTATLFARIKQNHILHQEQAMQHIEVALRNESDLNAIALVGPTGVGKTLFMGALQENFPWQENVHTYAWNTYVKDEAEKFHLIRILIENLSECGQNLLVIENLQACDHGVIPIINQLLIEANKKQHKRVVIFYVFNLNTMLTAEAYATQKNLLQSLPDCQVINFKSFKQAELRDCIKRESEIEHVTLGKQDYDEIVETIDPLKSGCKNVNAKVLMYHTIKNKKDNN
- the LOC111685256 gene encoding density-regulated protein homolog, which translates into the protein MTEVEVNPVAERLKLGPREGVTYPLVVNYCGNCSMPIEYCEYYPEYEKCKTWLEKNLPTEFERVKLEEEAGDGDDDKKRQKRGGKGLLKIKKKEEVTKRITVSRAPRGKKKSVTVVTGLSTFEIDLKVAAKFFGSKFACGSSVTGEDEIVIQGDVKDDLFDVIPDKWPTIDADYIEDLGDQKR
- the LOC111685257 gene encoding DNA-directed RNA polymerase III subunit RPC9, with the protein product MEIVNPCFSVLSNYEVMESLKNIKDTKKKYGLRNLATIAYETLQFLEDSPSKHQSREAIVSFINDMQPYKLTTNECLMMVNDPPSSALHIQLLIEDSEERLTEEQVSQIIEIAKTHFPGPPQETN